The proteins below come from a single Acidobacteriota bacterium genomic window:
- the secG gene encoding preprotein translocase subunit SecG, with the protein MVFAVTALQIISSILLVVVVLIQGGENVDMAAAFGGSSQAAFGPRGAVTTLAKITWVLGFIFMATSITMAIWASKGTSSSVMQNAPAQTHTTPVAPAAPARK; encoded by the coding sequence ATGGTTTTTGCAGTAACAGCTCTGCAGATTATTTCGAGCATCCTGCTGGTTGTTGTCGTCCTGATCCAGGGCGGGGAGAACGTCGATATGGCAGCAGCCTTTGGTGGCTCTAGCCAGGCAGCTTTTGGCCCCCGCGGCGCGGTCACAACCCTCGCCAAGATTACGTGGGTGCTGGGCTTCATTTTCATGGCGACTTCGATAACGATGGCCATCTGGGCATCGAAAGGGACGTCAAGCTCGGTGATGCAAAACGCGCCGGCACAGACCCATACGACCCCGGTAGCCCCAGCGGCGCCAGCCAGAAAGTAA
- a CDS encoding triose-phosphate isomerase, with product MRRPVIAGNWKMFKTRGEAVAFVKELRSRLVNISHCEVVVAPPFTALAEAAQAARGSGIGVAAQDVHWDAEGAHTGDIAPGMLVDAGCSHVIIGHSERRHDHGETDEQVNRKLKAALAAGLIPIVCVGETLDEREHNETQKVLEHQFQGGFAGLTPSEFSRIIMAYEPVWAIGTGRTATPEQAEESHGYLRGLARGQFGEEQAQGLRILYGGSVKPENIKGLMAQPNLDGVLVGGASLKVDSFAAIISYPSV from the coding sequence ATGCGACGACCTGTTATTGCTGGTAACTGGAAGATGTTCAAGACGCGCGGCGAAGCCGTGGCCTTTGTTAAGGAGCTCAGGTCGCGCCTGGTGAACATCAGCCACTGCGAGGTGGTTGTGGCGCCTCCGTTCACTGCTCTGGCGGAGGCCGCCCAGGCCGCCAGGGGCAGCGGGATCGGAGTTGCGGCACAGGACGTCCATTGGGACGCCGAAGGTGCGCACACCGGAGACATCGCTCCCGGGATGCTGGTGGATGCGGGCTGCTCGCACGTGATCATCGGCCACTCCGAGCGGCGGCACGACCACGGCGAAACCGATGAGCAGGTGAACCGCAAGCTGAAGGCCGCGCTTGCTGCCGGACTTATTCCGATTGTCTGCGTTGGGGAAACGTTGGATGAGCGGGAGCATAACGAAACTCAGAAAGTGCTTGAACACCAGTTCCAGGGCGGTTTCGCCGGGTTGACCCCCTCTGAGTTTTCCCGTATCATTATGGCGTATGAGCCCGTCTGGGCGATTGGAACCGGCCGCACCGCTACTCCGGAGCAGGCAGAGGAAAGCCATGGATATCTGCGTGGGCTGGCCCGTGGGCAGTTTGGGGAAGAACAGGCCCAGGGCTTGAGGATCCTCTATGGCGGAAGCGTCAAGCCAGAGAATATTAAAGGGCTGATGGCGCAGCCGAACCTCGACGGGGTGCTGGTGGGCGGCGCTAGCCTCAAGGTTGACTCCTTCGCGGCAATTATCAGTTATCCCTCTGTCTGA